In Corythoichthys intestinalis isolate RoL2023-P3 chromosome 11, ASM3026506v1, whole genome shotgun sequence, a single genomic region encodes these proteins:
- the lamp2 gene encoding lysosome-associated membrane glycoprotein 2 isoform X3 gives MQDIMFRYFAFALLLAFGCVLHHSHGTEVTVKDKDDKLCLYANLMVNFSVSYTTSENKSELAEFELPAEVSSNGSKCDATSSTLKLSFGAGHSWSVNFIVNGTTYQADDVTFSYNLSDSTVFPNSALNDTLSVNARPHITDISMDTCYSCKSKETIQSDMVNQTLWNVLIQAFIKNGTQSENLTTCAADLPVIPTPTPTPVVPVTNTTASTLAPTTPPTPTLPTPTIGNFSIKPDENSTACLLANFALRIGVKQGEKYQEMNLDPNVTTVSGSCGVNSSELVLVSNAMTVALTFTNNTNKFHLQAMNVTAKLSSGVVFSAANSSLILWEAALGSSYMCNKEQNYSITSQLNIFTFNLQVQPFAVKKGLFSTAHECPMDDTSILIPIIVGAALAGLILIVVIAYVIGRRKTYVGYQTL, from the exons ATGCAGGACATCATGTTCCGATACTTCGCGTTTGCACTTCTCCTGGCATTTGGATGTG TACTTCACCATTCACATGGGACCGAAGTGACAGTCAAAGACAAAGATGACAAGTTGTGTCTTTACGCCAATCTCATGGTCAACTTCTCTGTTTCGTACACGACGTCAGAGAACAAG AGCGAGCTTGCCGAGTTTGAACTTCCCGCCGAGGTTTCGTCGAACGGAAGTAAGTGCGACGCCACGAGTTCGACCTTGAAGCTCAGCTTCGGAGCGGGACACTCCTGGAGCGTGAACTTCATCGTCAACGGGACCACCTACCAGGCGGATGACGTCACGTTCTCCTACAACCTCAGCGACTCTACCGTCTTCCCTAACTCTGCATTGAACG ACACTCTTTCCGTGAATGCAAGACCTCACATCACTGACATAAGCATGGACACATGCTACTCCTGCAAGAGCAAAGAGACCATTCAGTCCGACATGGTCAACCAGACCCTATGGAACGTGCTAATCCAGGCGTTCATCAAAAATGGAACGCAGAGTGAAAACT TGACCACATGTGCCGCCGACTTGCCTGTAATACCCACCCCCACTCCCACCCCAGTGGTTCCTGTGACAAACACCACAGCCAGCACTCTCGCTCCTACAACCCCCCCGACCCCCACCCTACCCACACCCACAATCGGGAACTTCAGCATCAAGCCGGACGAGAACAGCACAGCCTGTCTGTTGGCAAACTTTGCCCTGCGGATTGGCGTCAAGCAAGGCGAG AAGTATCAGGAAATGAACCTGGACCCTAACGTGACCACAGTGTCTGGATCGTGTGGAGTCAACAGTAGTGAGCTGGTGTTGGTGTCTAATGCCATGACCGTAGCGCTCACTTTTACCAAT AACACGAATAAATTCCACCTGCAGGCTATGAATGTTACGGCAAAGTTGAGTTCTG GTGTAGTCTTCTCCGCTGCAAACAGTAGCTTGATTCTGTGGGAGGCAGCATTGGGCAGCTCGTACATGTGCaacaaagagcagaattactcCATCACCAGCCAACTCAACATCTTCACCTTCAACCTCCAAGTACAGCCTTTCGCCGTGAAGAAAGGCCTCTTCAGTACAG CCCATGAGTGTCCAATGGACGACACCAGCATCTTAATCCCAATCATTGTCGGCGCTGCTCTGGCTGGCTTGATTCTCATTGTAGTGATCGCATACGTGATTGGTCGGAGAAAGACCTATGTTGGATATCAGACCCTTTAA